One stretch of Gouania willdenowi chromosome 16, fGouWil2.1, whole genome shotgun sequence DNA includes these proteins:
- the LOC114477793 gene encoding septin-7 isoform X1: MAQQKNLEGYVGFASLPNQVYRKSVKRGFEFTLMVVGESGLGKSTLINSLFLTDLYSAEYPGPSHRIKKTVQVEQSKVLVKEGGVHLLLTIVDTPGFGDAVDNSNCWQPIIDHIDSKFEDYLNSESRVNRRQMPDSRIHCCLYFIAPSGHGLKPLDIEFMKRLHEKVNVIPLIAKADTLTPEECQQFKKQIMREIQEHKIKIYEFPDTDDEEENRLVKKIKDKLPLAVVGSNTIIEVNGKRVRGRQYPWGVAEVENSDHCDFTILRDMLIRTHMQDLKDVTNNVHYENYRSRKLAAVTYNGVENNRAKGPLSTKLDTVEGM, from the exons CAACAGAAGAACCTGGAAGGATACGTGGGCTTTGCCAGCCTCCCCAACCAAGTGTACAGGAAGTCAGTGAAGAGGGGCTTTGAGTTCACGCTGATGGTCGTTG gAGAATCTGGGCTGGGGAAATCCACGCTGATCAACTCTCTGTTCCTCACTGACCTCTACTCAGCAGAATATCCAGGGCCTTCACATCGAATTAAAAAGACGGTTCAG GTGGAGCAGTCTAAGGTCTTAGTGAAGGAAGGAGGCGTCCATCTGCTGCTGACAATAGTCGACACCCCCGGCTTTGGAGATGCCGTCGATAACAGCAACTG CTGGCAGCCAATCATTGATCACATAGACAGCAAGTTTGAGGACTACCTGAACTCAGAGTCACGAGTTAACCGAAGACAGATGCCAGACAGTCGCATCCACTGCTGCTTGTACTTCATCGCTCCCTCAGGacacgg ACTGAAGCCTCTGGACATCGAGTTCATGAAGCGACTGCACGAGAAGGTCAACGTCATCCCGCTGATCGCCAAAGCCGACACTCTCACCCCAGAGGAATGCCAACAGTTCAAAAAGCAG ATAATGAGAGAAATTCAGGAACACAAAATCAAGATCTACGAGTTTCCAGACACggatgatgaagaggagaacAGGCTGGTGAAGAAGATCAAG GACAAGCTGCCTCTGGCCGTCGTCGGTAGCAACACCATCATTGAAGTGAACGGAAAGAGAGTGAGAGGGAGACAGTATCCATGGGGCGTGGCAGAAG TTGAAAACAGTGACCACTGTGACTTCACCATCCTGAGGGACATGCTCATCAG GACTCACATGCAGGATCTGAAGGATGTGACCAACAACGTTCACTATGAGAACTACCGCAGCAGGAAACTAGCAGCGGTCACTTATAACGGAGTGGAAAACAACAGGGCTAAAGGACCGCTGTCCACCAA ACTTGACACAGTTGAAGGAATGTAA
- the LOC114477793 gene encoding septin-7 isoform X2 — MAKNLEGYVGFASLPNQVYRKSVKRGFEFTLMVVGESGLGKSTLINSLFLTDLYSAEYPGPSHRIKKTVQVEQSKVLVKEGGVHLLLTIVDTPGFGDAVDNSNCWQPIIDHIDSKFEDYLNSESRVNRRQMPDSRIHCCLYFIAPSGHGLKPLDIEFMKRLHEKVNVIPLIAKADTLTPEECQQFKKQIMREIQEHKIKIYEFPDTDDEEENRLVKKIKDKLPLAVVGSNTIIEVNGKRVRGRQYPWGVAEVENSDHCDFTILRDMLIRTHMQDLKDVTNNVHYENYRSRKLAAVTYNGVENNRAKGPLSTKLDTVEGM; from the exons AAGAACCTGGAAGGATACGTGGGCTTTGCCAGCCTCCCCAACCAAGTGTACAGGAAGTCAGTGAAGAGGGGCTTTGAGTTCACGCTGATGGTCGTTG gAGAATCTGGGCTGGGGAAATCCACGCTGATCAACTCTCTGTTCCTCACTGACCTCTACTCAGCAGAATATCCAGGGCCTTCACATCGAATTAAAAAGACGGTTCAG GTGGAGCAGTCTAAGGTCTTAGTGAAGGAAGGAGGCGTCCATCTGCTGCTGACAATAGTCGACACCCCCGGCTTTGGAGATGCCGTCGATAACAGCAACTG CTGGCAGCCAATCATTGATCACATAGACAGCAAGTTTGAGGACTACCTGAACTCAGAGTCACGAGTTAACCGAAGACAGATGCCAGACAGTCGCATCCACTGCTGCTTGTACTTCATCGCTCCCTCAGGacacgg ACTGAAGCCTCTGGACATCGAGTTCATGAAGCGACTGCACGAGAAGGTCAACGTCATCCCGCTGATCGCCAAAGCCGACACTCTCACCCCAGAGGAATGCCAACAGTTCAAAAAGCAG ATAATGAGAGAAATTCAGGAACACAAAATCAAGATCTACGAGTTTCCAGACACggatgatgaagaggagaacAGGCTGGTGAAGAAGATCAAG GACAAGCTGCCTCTGGCCGTCGTCGGTAGCAACACCATCATTGAAGTGAACGGAAAGAGAGTGAGAGGGAGACAGTATCCATGGGGCGTGGCAGAAG TTGAAAACAGTGACCACTGTGACTTCACCATCCTGAGGGACATGCTCATCAG GACTCACATGCAGGATCTGAAGGATGTGACCAACAACGTTCACTATGAGAACTACCGCAGCAGGAAACTAGCAGCGGTCACTTATAACGGAGTGGAAAACAACAGGGCTAAAGGACCGCTGTCCACCAA ACTTGACACAGTTGAAGGAATGTAA